The Malus domestica chromosome 13, GDT2T_hap1 genome includes a window with the following:
- the LOC103452387 gene encoding NDR1/HIN1-like protein 13: protein MSHRGDTNPHFVRPYPSQYPEQLPQTSPHSSSVPLPHHPGQHPEQPNLRPQWPGPHPPEQQVEPGTRQLQPPRRPRSKHPAGHLVSFHPNLEEHPPRTDQQTPHLDHEDQQPRTKHPGQKTHVAGPYDDHEGEQRPLKKHQGQKTPPIVPMVPAPHHDREDEQHRRPYPQGQPHGRHTRQQGLHAPRPKKTNVLAWSGAICCAIFWVLVILTGLVVLIVYLVFRPRTPKFDVSSATLNAAYLDMGYLLNADVTVLANFTNPNKKVSVDFSNLIIDLYYGNTRVATQYIEPFSAQRRQSMFANVHMVASQVRLGVLESIRLKKEMETDRARFEVKGYFRARANFGNILRYSYWLHGDCQVVLTRPPDGVLVARKCKTKQ from the coding sequence ATGTCTCACCGTGGTGACACCAACCCCCATTTTGTCCGGCCATATCCGTCACAATATCCAGAACAACTTCCCCAAACATCCCCACACAGTTCATCGGTGCCACTCCCACATCACCCTGGGCAGCACCCTGAGCAGCCCAACCTCAGACCACAATGGCCTGGACCGCATCCCCCCGAACAACAAGTTGAGCCAGGAACAAGACAATTACAGCCACCCCGCCGGCCCCGGTCTAAGCATCCGGCGGGTCATTTGGTGTCATTTCATCCAAACCTTGAAGAACATCCTCCTCGGACAGACCAGCAAACCCCCCACCTTGATCATGAAGACCAACAGCCTCGGACAAAACATCCAGGCCAGAAAACCCATGTGGCTGGCCCATACGATGATCATGAAGGAGAACAGCGTCCTCTGAAAAAGCATCAAGGCCAGAAAACCCCCCCTATAGTTCCAATGGTGCCAGCCCCGCATCATGATCGCGAAGACGAGCAACATCGTCGGCCATACCCACAAGGGCAGCCGCATGGCCGGCATACTCGCCAACAGGGCTTGCACGCACCACGGCCTAAAAAAACCAATGTCCTCGCATGGTCAGGAGCCATTTGCTGTGCAATTTTTTGGGTTCTCGTTATCTTAACCGGCCTAGTGGTTCTCATAGTCTATCTTGTTTTTCGTCCCCGGACTCCGAAATTCGACGTCTCTTCCGCCACACTAAACGCAGCGTATCTTGACATGGGATATCTTCTCAATGCCGACGTTACAGTGCTGGCAAACTTCACCAACCCAAACAAGAAGGTCAGCGTTGACTTTAGCAACCTGATCATTGATCTTTATTACGGAAATACCCGCGTTGCTACGCAGTACATAGAACCCTTCTCTGCACAGAGGCGTCAGTCCATGTTCGCAAATGTTCATATGGTGGCTAGCCAGGTTCGTCTCGGTGTGCTGGAAAGCATAAGGCTCAAGAAGGAGATGGAGACCGATCGGGCCAGATTTGAGGTCAAGGGGTATTTCCGAGCACGAGCTAACTTCGGAAACATCCTCCGGTACTCCTACTGGTTGCACGGGGACTGCCAAGTTGTGCTCACTAGACCTCCTGATGGAGTTCTG